A single genomic interval of Polaribacter vadi harbors:
- the rfbC gene encoding dTDP-4-dehydrorhamnose 3,5-epimerase, with protein sequence MKVTETFLKGCFVIEPTIYKDERGSFLLNYNKEEFIKNTGLNIDFVLENESVSQYGVIRGLHLQRGEFSQAKLVRVTKGKILDVIVDVRPNSETFKQSFSIELSEFENKQLFVPRGFLHGFAALEDNTTVNYKCDNYYNPDAEDGVIYNDTELNIDWKLNEDDIILSEKDHNLKVFTVFKLFLDQNSLL encoded by the coding sequence ATGAAAGTTACAGAAACATTTTTAAAAGGTTGTTTTGTTATTGAACCAACAATTTATAAAGACGAAAGAGGCAGCTTTCTGTTAAATTATAATAAAGAGGAATTTATTAAAAATACTGGTTTAAATATAGATTTTGTTTTAGAAAACGAATCTGTTTCACAGTATGGAGTAATTAGAGGCTTGCACTTGCAAAGAGGTGAATTTTCACAAGCAAAATTGGTAAGAGTAACTAAAGGAAAAATTTTAGATGTTATTGTTGATGTAAGGCCAAATTCAGAAACCTTTAAGCAATCTTTTTCTATAGAATTATCGGAATTTGAAAATAAACAGCTTTTTGTTCCGAGAGGTTTTTTACATGGTTTTGCTGCATTAGAAGATAACACTACCGTAAATTATAAATGTGATAATTATTACAATCCAGATGCTGAGGATGGTGTTATTTATAATGATACAGAATTAAATATTGATTGGAAGTTGAATGAAGATGATATTATTTTGTCTGAAAAGGATCATAACTTGAAAGTGTTTACTGTTTTTAAATTATTTCTTGACCAAAATTCATTATTATAA
- the rfbA gene encoding glucose-1-phosphate thymidylyltransferase RfbA: MKGIVLAGGSGTRLHPLTLAVSKQLMPVYDKPMIYYPLSTLISAGINEILIISTPKDVPLFKDLLGDGSQVGCSFQYAIQKNPNGLAESFLIAENFIGKDAVALILGDNIFYGTGLSKLLQENTNPKGGIVYAYHVNDPERYGVVTFDAEQNAISIEEKPAKPKSNFAVPGIYFYDNSVIEKAKKLSPSKRGELEITDINKAYLKEGTLSVRILDRGTAWLDTGTFDSLLQASNFVQVIEERQGLKVGSIEEEAFKSGFISKQKLKNLAMPLLKSGYGKNLIKF; the protein is encoded by the coding sequence ATGAAAGGAATTGTTTTAGCAGGAGGTTCAGGTACAAGATTGCATCCACTTACATTAGCAGTAAGCAAGCAGCTGATGCCAGTGTATGACAAACCTATGATTTACTATCCTTTATCTACCTTGATTTCTGCAGGAATTAATGAAATATTAATTATCTCTACACCCAAAGATGTTCCGCTTTTTAAAGATTTATTAGGAGATGGTTCTCAAGTAGGATGTAGTTTTCAATACGCAATTCAAAAAAATCCAAATGGATTAGCTGAATCTTTTTTAATAGCAGAAAATTTTATTGGTAAAGATGCTGTTGCCCTTATTTTAGGCGATAACATTTTTTACGGAACAGGTTTATCAAAGTTATTACAAGAAAATACCAATCCAAAAGGTGGTATTGTGTATGCATATCATGTAAATGACCCTGAACGTTATGGAGTTGTTACTTTTGATGCAGAACAAAATGCCATTTCTATTGAAGAAAAACCAGCGAAGCCAAAATCAAATTTTGCTGTTCCAGGTATCTATTTTTATGATAATTCTGTTATAGAAAAGGCCAAAAAACTATCACCAAGTAAAAGAGGTGAACTTGAAATTACAGATATTAACAAAGCGTATTTAAAAGAGGGAACTTTATCTGTAAGAATTTTAGATAGAGGCACAGCATGGTTGGATACAGGTACTTTTGATTCTTTATTGCAGGCGAGTAATTTTGTACAAGTTATAGAAGAAAGACAAGGTTTAAAAGTAGGTTCTATTGAAGAAGAAGCTTTTAAAAGTGGTTTTATTTCGAAGCAAAAATTAAAAAATTTAGCAATGCCATTATTAAAAAGTGGTTATGGCAAAAATCTTATAAAATTTTAA
- the rfbB gene encoding dTDP-glucose 4,6-dehydratase, producing MQKILITGGAGFIGANFIPYFLKNNSDHYIVNLDLLTYAGDLQNLEEVENNEHYNFVKGDICNRKLVEDLFKEHQFNGVIHFAAESHVDNSIKNPDAFIKTNINGTFTVLDVAKKHWLDSSNNYKEAFKNARFHHISTDEVYGTLGEEGLFTEETLYAPNSPYSASKASSDFLVRSYFHTYGLNVITTNCSNNYGPKQHQEKLIPTIIGKAIAGEDIPIYGDGKNIRDWLYVLDHCNAIELAFKKGKAGETYNVGGNNEHTNLFIANSICAILDKVYPKKNSYKQQITFVKDRLGHDFRYAIDASKIERELGWKANENFQSGIEKTIHWYLKKLNI from the coding sequence ATGCAAAAAATTCTTATAACTGGAGGAGCAGGTTTTATTGGAGCTAATTTTATTCCTTATTTTTTAAAGAATAATTCAGATCACTATATTGTGAATTTAGACTTGTTAACCTATGCAGGAGATTTGCAAAACTTGGAGGAAGTAGAAAATAATGAGCATTATAATTTTGTAAAAGGGGATATTTGTAATAGAAAATTAGTCGAAGATTTATTTAAAGAACATCAATTTAATGGCGTAATTCATTTTGCAGCAGAATCTCATGTAGATAATTCTATTAAAAATCCTGATGCTTTTATAAAAACGAATATTAATGGAACTTTTACAGTTTTAGATGTTGCAAAAAAACACTGGTTAGATAGTTCAAATAATTATAAAGAAGCTTTTAAGAATGCTAGATTTCATCATATTTCTACAGATGAGGTTTATGGTACTTTAGGAGAAGAAGGTTTGTTTACAGAAGAAACTCTTTATGCCCCAAATAGTCCTTATAGTGCTTCAAAAGCATCATCAGATTTTTTGGTAAGAAGTTACTTTCATACTTATGGATTGAATGTGATAACAACAAATTGTTCAAATAATTATGGACCAAAACAACATCAAGAAAAACTAATTCCAACAATTATTGGAAAAGCAATTGCTGGTGAAGATATTCCCATTTATGGAGATGGAAAAAATATTAGAGATTGGTTGTATGTTTTAGATCATTGTAATGCTATAGAATTAGCCTTTAAAAAAGGAAAAGCTGGAGAAACCTATAATGTTGGAGGTAATAATGAGCATACCAATCTTTTTATCGCAAATTCAATTTGTGCAATTTTAGATAAAGTTTATCCAAAGAAAAATTCTTACAAACAACAAATTACTTTTGTAAAGGATCGATTAGGACACGATTTTAGATACGCAATTGATGCATCTAAAATAGAAAGAGAATTAGGCTGGAAAGCAAATGAGAATTTCCAATCAGGTATAGAAAAAACAATTCATTGGTATTTAAAAAAACTAAACATATGA